From the Primulina tabacum isolate GXHZ01 chromosome 15, ASM2559414v2, whole genome shotgun sequence genome, one window contains:
- the LOC142527995 gene encoding uncharacterized protein LOC142527995: MDEEAQKNPKRTRVDDQGTASKTPRAKHIYVDEVNHNEKVDSFWDLDDPEIGWKKGRSIVGDYDMVRLVSLPTDSFAHSLAWNSCQSLSLASAVRVREEKLRNYQDKLREEVARLKEEKLRLTQEKEKANTELLQVQGNLADKIKEFSILEEKYSTEVKTCGQFLVSEAGNNLLKRTEEKGAQNFKASSAFTDEVLDRAMIIHDEVVLDCRNQLRKKLVPEDIVMMIEPSVSEVGGGSMVDVPSDNAEMIEALDLLPTEGEA, translated from the exons ATGGACGAGGAAGCACAAAAAAATCCTAAAAGGACCCGTGTGGATGACCAAGGAACAGCTTCCAAGACTCCGCGTGCTAAACATATATATGTTGACGAGGTGAACCATAACGAGAAGGTTGACTCTTTCTGGGATTTGGATGACCCGGAGATAGGGTGGAAAAAAGGACGGAGCATTGTGGGAGACTATGACATGGTCCGTTTGGTGTCGCTGCCTACTGATTCATTTGCTCATTCCCTTGCTTGGAATTCATGTCAG AGTTTGTCGTTAGCTAGTGCTGTGCGAGTTCGGGAGGAAAAATTGCGTAATTATCAAGATAAGCTGCGAGAAGAGGTTGCTCGGCTGAAAGAAGAGAAACTTCGTCTTACTCAGGAGAAAGAAAAAGCCAACACGGAGCTGCTCCAGGTTCAGGGAAATCTTGCGGACAAGATAAAAGAATTTTCGATCCTGGAAGAGAAGTATTCGACTGAGGTGAAGACATGTGGTCAATTTCTTGTCTCTGAGGCGGGCAATAATCTTCTGAAAAGGACTGAGGAGAAAGGCGCTCAGAATTTCAAAGCATCATCTGCATTTACAGATGAAGTACTTGATCGCGCCATGATCATTCATGATGAGGTAGTTCTAGATTGTCGAAACCAACTGAGGAAGAAACTTGTGCCTGAGGATATAGTGATGATGATTGAGCCCAGTGTCTCGGAGGTGGGTGGAGGCTCCATGGTCGATGTCCCTTCGGACAATGCTGAGATGATTGAAGCTTTGGATCTCCTCCCTACTGAGGGGGAAGCATAG